Proteins encoded in a region of the Haloarcula litorea genome:
- a CDS encoding winged helix-turn-helix transcriptional regulator, producing the protein MSAQNDSRRKEIEQENASACPVINAIDQIGTPWRMNVIHALRDGEKRFNELKRATGARSKTLSDVLDELVDNDVVGRRMEEDAPIAVYYDLTTKGDELLEALEALDEWAQDWGEEVPSGSGPRS; encoded by the coding sequence ATGTCTGCTCAAAACGACTCCCGACGGAAAGAGATCGAGCAAGAGAACGCATCGGCCTGCCCAGTCATCAACGCGATCGACCAGATCGGCACCCCATGGCGGATGAACGTCATCCACGCCCTGCGAGACGGGGAGAAACGGTTCAACGAACTCAAGCGTGCGACAGGCGCGCGCTCGAAGACCCTCTCGGACGTCCTCGACGAGCTCGTCGACAACGACGTCGTCGGCCGGCGTATGGAGGAAGATGCTCCGATCGCCGTCTACTACGACCTCACCACCAAGGGCGACGAACTTCTCGAGGCACTCGAGGCACTCGACGAGTGGGCCCAGGACTGGGGGGAGGAGGTTCCGTCCGGATCGGGTCCTCGGTCATAG
- a CDS encoding DsbA family oxidoreductase — protein MTEATDATVTLTQFTDPMCTWCWGSEPIIRHLQTVYGDQIELRFVMGGLIEDFDDFYDAANDISEPGEVGPHWQEASEHHGMPVDTTIFDEDPAQSTYPASIAYVAARQQSRDKGQRYLRRLREAYATEVRNVNRRDEQLEIARSVGLDVSAFETAVDDGSARAEFQEDLAKARESGVRAFPTYHVDGPDGDRRVSGFQPFERLDAELRAVAPSLERAELPEIREFIDRYDTVATQEVAEAYDLNYGETCQVLESLVDDGDIRSEKRGNGYLWMSSSEGR, from the coding sequence ATGACAGAAGCGACAGACGCGACGGTCACACTGACCCAGTTCACCGATCCGATGTGCACTTGGTGTTGGGGGTCAGAACCGATCATCAGACACCTGCAGACAGTGTACGGGGACCAGATCGAACTGCGGTTCGTGATGGGCGGACTCATCGAGGACTTCGACGACTTCTACGATGCGGCGAACGATATCTCCGAACCGGGCGAGGTCGGCCCACACTGGCAAGAGGCCTCCGAACACCACGGGATGCCGGTCGATACCACCATATTCGACGAGGACCCGGCGCAGTCGACCTACCCCGCAAGCATCGCATACGTTGCTGCGCGACAGCAAAGTCGTGACAAGGGCCAACGATATCTACGGCGACTCCGGGAGGCGTACGCGACGGAGGTTCGGAACGTCAATCGTCGAGATGAGCAACTAGAAATCGCCAGGTCAGTCGGACTGGATGTTTCTGCGTTCGAAACGGCTGTGGACGACGGCAGCGCCCGAGCGGAGTTTCAAGAGGATCTCGCGAAGGCCCGGGAGTCCGGTGTTCGTGCCTTCCCGACGTATCACGTCGACGGTCCGGACGGTGACCGTCGTGTATCGGGATTCCAACCATTCGAGCGGTTAGACGCTGAACTGCGTGCAGTCGCACCGTCGCTAGAACGCGCCGAACTACCGGAGATTCGAGAGTTCATCGATCGATACGATACCGTCGCGACCCAGGAGGTCGCAGAGGCCTACGACCTCAACTACGGCGAGACGTGTCAGGTGCTCGAATCACTCGTTGACGACGGTGATATCCGGAGCGAAAAACGCGGGAACGGATACCTCTGGATGAGTTCTTCGGAGGGCCGATGA
- a CDS encoding MFS transporter, which produces MGTTGTSTSTTSTVGVPWRSPTLFAILAATLMTPLDVPLISPALPQIQSTFGVSAPQAGSFITAYAVPGILLGPVIGALADRYSRRYVLSGCLVVFGTAGTAIAFTNDFTLALGLRVLQGCAAGSILSALAMTVVGDRYEGPQHDSVMGVTSAMLSLGTAIYPVVGGFLAARAWNAPFLVYGLALPVAGIVFFALDGAASSASTTDRGYVREALAVIPTHRAVGLYGVMFLSFTLLFGGLYTVLPFYLSETFELSAAAVGAVTSTVLLVTGIVSTQNGKLTVRASVTTLLGTGFTCYALGLLGVAFAPSFAILVFSLCVFGVGSGLVTPTLFGSVSAIAPDHVRAGVMSLQTTTIGVSQVAGPVLFTFVAGAVGYRGSLLIASGAAVFGTAALGVVNLNT; this is translated from the coding sequence ATGGGAACGACCGGGACATCGACGAGCACCACGTCCACAGTCGGCGTTCCGTGGCGGTCGCCGACGCTGTTCGCCATCCTCGCCGCCACCCTGATGACACCGCTTGACGTCCCGCTCATCAGTCCCGCGCTCCCGCAGATCCAGTCGACGTTCGGTGTCTCGGCTCCCCAAGCCGGATCCTTCATCACGGCGTACGCGGTCCCGGGAATACTGCTCGGGCCGGTGATCGGTGCCCTCGCTGATCGATATAGTCGACGATACGTGCTCTCTGGCTGTCTCGTCGTGTTCGGGACCGCCGGCACCGCAATCGCGTTCACCAACGACTTCACGCTCGCGTTGGGACTTCGAGTTCTCCAAGGTTGTGCCGCCGGGAGCATCCTCTCTGCCTTGGCGATGACCGTCGTCGGTGACCGGTACGAGGGCCCACAGCACGACTCGGTGATGGGCGTGACGTCGGCGATGCTGTCCTTGGGGACTGCTATCTATCCCGTCGTCGGTGGTTTTCTCGCCGCCCGCGCGTGGAACGCGCCGTTCCTCGTGTACGGCCTTGCACTGCCTGTCGCGGGGATCGTTTTCTTCGCGCTTGACGGGGCAGCGTCGTCGGCGTCGACGACCGACCGAGGATACGTTCGGGAGGCACTGGCGGTAATTCCGACCCATCGAGCTGTTGGACTCTACGGTGTGATGTTCCTCTCGTTCACACTTCTCTTCGGCGGTCTCTACACGGTCCTGCCGTTCTATCTCTCGGAGACGTTCGAGCTCTCCGCTGCTGCAGTCGGTGCCGTCACGAGTACGGTCCTCCTGGTGACCGGCATCGTCTCGACACAGAACGGGAAGCTGACCGTCCGTGCGTCGGTGACGACACTGCTCGGGACCGGCTTCACGTGCTATGCCCTGGGTCTCCTCGGCGTCGCTTTCGCGCCATCGTTCGCAATCCTCGTCTTCTCTCTGTGCGTGTTCGGCGTCGGGAGCGGGCTCGTCACGCCGACGCTGTTCGGAAGCGTCAGCGCAATCGCCCCCGACCACGTCCGTGCGGGCGTGATGAGTCTCCAGACGACCACGATAGGCGTCAGTCAGGTAGCTGGACCCGTCCTGTTCACGTTCGTTGCCGGTGCCGTCGGCTATCGGGGCTCGTTGCTGATCGCGAGTGGCGCGGCCGTCTTCGGTACGGCCGCACTCGGGGTGGTGAACCTGAACACCTGA
- a CDS encoding AzlD family protein: MVAEVSPAAVMVVFGMSIVTFATKAGGFWAIDRIDPGQSTRDALDALPGGIVVSILTIRLLEGGPSEWVAGIVVVLVARATENVLFALVAGLGTLLLVRWGRPVL, translated from the coding sequence ATGGTCGCTGAGGTCTCCCCGGCCGCAGTGATGGTGGTGTTCGGGATGAGCATCGTCACGTTTGCGACGAAGGCCGGTGGGTTCTGGGCGATTGATCGAATTGATCCGGGGCAATCAACTCGAGACGCGCTCGATGCTCTCCCGGGTGGAATCGTCGTCTCTATCCTCACGATTCGCCTCCTCGAAGGCGGGCCATCCGAGTGGGTCGCCGGAATCGTCGTGGTTCTCGTCGCTCGCGCCACGGAGAACGTTCTCTTCGCTCTAGTCGCTGGTTTGGGGACCCTGTTGCTCGTCCGATGGGGACGGCCCGTGCTCTGA
- a CDS encoding DoxX family membrane protein, with protein MAFSSAVSGTAFLLGRALFALVIGYLALGNLLDLESSVGYAKSKGAPLASITVPVGSFGLVAGALAVLAGIYPALGAIAVVGFLAPITVIMHDFWTMEGQDRQNEQIHFLKNVGLVGSALVFLALSTLSWPFAVGVGL; from the coding sequence ATGGCGTTCTCCTCCGCGGTGTCCGGGACGGCGTTCCTGCTCGGCCGGGCACTGTTCGCGCTCGTCATCGGCTACCTCGCGCTGGGGAATCTGCTCGATCTGGAATCCTCCGTCGGGTACGCGAAGAGCAAAGGGGCACCACTCGCATCGATCACCGTCCCGGTCGGGAGCTTCGGACTCGTCGCCGGTGCACTGGCGGTTCTCGCCGGTATCTATCCTGCGCTCGGTGCTATTGCGGTGGTCGGCTTCCTCGCCCCGATTACGGTCATCATGCACGACTTCTGGACGATGGAGGGACAGGACCGTCAGAACGAACAGATCCACTTCCTGAAGAACGTCGGCCTGGTCGGCAGCGCACTGGTCTTCCTGGCGCTCTCGACGCTCTCGTGGCCGTTCGCCGTCGGCGTGGGGCTCTGA
- a CDS encoding winged helix-turn-helix domain-containing protein — MTDDSSRRAETAADAESAFKVLSHDLRLEILLALWDARDYRLSFSELRKAVGERDSGSFNYHLEQLQDHFVTKTERGYELQYPGHRVLDAIQSGVFHKETSIGPVSLDEACGECGGTLTFEYDTDCIARIRCTDCSNRILEWPFDPGGTADREPDAIVAAFDRRTRDIWACALDGICPFCAGRVERELTRSVQEQGACVGVVEQFERYDEYFASDHPAITSVNCNRCSFYSFVPVGVVLLNDTMVAIRLRDAGLDVEATPMWGLGFIVDAAALTIDETDPIRIEVAIPDVNEDLTFTVDEKLAVTQKSAPDGR, encoded by the coding sequence ATGACTGATGACTCTTCTCGCAGAGCCGAAACTGCCGCTGACGCGGAGTCAGCCTTCAAAGTCCTGAGCCACGACCTCAGATTGGAGATCCTCCTCGCGCTGTGGGATGCCCGGGATTATAGACTATCGTTCTCCGAACTCCGGAAAGCCGTGGGGGAGCGGGATTCGGGTAGTTTCAACTACCATCTAGAACAGTTGCAAGACCACTTCGTGACGAAGACCGAGCGTGGATACGAACTCCAGTACCCCGGGCATCGTGTACTCGACGCCATCCAGAGCGGCGTCTTCCACAAGGAGACGAGCATTGGGCCGGTGAGTCTCGATGAAGCCTGCGGGGAGTGTGGCGGGACGCTGACGTTCGAGTACGATACTGACTGCATCGCTCGAATCCGATGCACTGACTGCAGTAACCGTATCCTGGAGTGGCCGTTCGACCCGGGTGGTACGGCAGATCGCGAGCCCGATGCAATCGTCGCTGCATTCGATCGCCGAACCCGGGACATCTGGGCCTGTGCACTCGACGGCATCTGTCCGTTTTGTGCGGGACGAGTCGAGAGGGAACTGACCAGGTCTGTTCAGGAGCAAGGGGCCTGTGTCGGGGTGGTAGAGCAGTTCGAACGGTACGACGAGTATTTCGCTAGTGACCACCCAGCCATTACTTCCGTCAACTGCAATCGGTGTAGCTTCTACAGCTTCGTCCCCGTCGGTGTCGTGCTGTTGAACGACACGATGGTCGCAATCCGACTCCGAGACGCCGGACTCGACGTCGAGGCGACCCCGATGTGGGGGCTCGGCTTTATCGTCGACGCGGCAGCACTCACCATTGATGAAACCGACCCCATACGTATCGAGGTCGCGATTCCGGACGTCAACGAGGATCTGACGTTCACAGTCGACGAGAAACTAGCAGTAACGCAAAAAAGCGCACCTGACGGTAGGTGA
- a CDS encoding EamA family transporter, which produces MGSLVGGGVLATALLSGVHFELLENIGATKTALAYYAHPISTAIAGNIYLNERITTLTVVRVAVVFTGFILVKRQNVPTALSAVPSK; this is translated from the coding sequence GTGGGGTCGCTGGTTGGTGGCGGGGTCCTGGCTACCGCTTTACTCTCCGGAGTTCATTTCGAGCTGCTGGAGAACATCGGTGCGACGAAGACGGCTCTCGCCTACTACGCACACCCGATCTCGACCGCAATCGCGGGAAACATCTACCTCAACGAGCGAATCACGACCCTCACTGTCGTCAGGGTCGCCGTGGTCTTCACTGGGTTCATCCTTGTCAAGCGACAGAATGTCCCGACAGCGCTCTCTGCGGTTCCTTCGAAGTAG
- a CDS encoding 3-keto-5-aminohexanoate cleavage protein, producing MTYESYLAGTPLVVTAALTGGVHGKEANPNLPETPKEIGRAAAAAEAAGASVVHLHAREPNGERSFATERFQEIDDEIRRHADDVIIQHSTGGTGAPDADRHLPLRTDPPPEMASLDMGPLNRYDHLTSENTRGLVDSLHDEMRDRGIKPELEVFNDGHLNEVHGLLDRRDLADPVYTTLIFGPGTLTPPRPRNFLNAIDNLPEGALFNTLGFGRHQLPFATMGTLLGGHVRVGLEDNVYYREGELATSNAQLVERVVRIADELGRDVATPDEARDILGLDP from the coding sequence GTGACTTACGAGAGCTACCTTGCCGGCACGCCGCTCGTCGTCACCGCGGCGCTGACCGGTGGTGTCCACGGGAAGGAGGCGAACCCGAACCTCCCCGAGACCCCGAAAGAGATCGGGCGCGCGGCCGCCGCCGCCGAGGCCGCCGGCGCTTCGGTCGTCCACCTGCACGCCCGTGAGCCGAACGGCGAGCGCAGCTTCGCGACCGAACGGTTCCAGGAAATCGACGACGAGATCCGCCGACACGCCGACGACGTGATTATCCAGCACTCGACCGGGGGAACGGGCGCACCCGATGCGGACCGTCACCTCCCTTTGCGGACCGATCCGCCCCCGGAAATGGCATCTCTCGACATGGGGCCGCTCAACCGCTACGACCATCTCACCAGTGAGAACACACGCGGGCTGGTTGACTCGTTGCACGACGAGATGCGCGATCGTGGTATCAAACCCGAACTCGAGGTCTTCAATGACGGCCACCTGAACGAGGTCCACGGGCTGCTCGACCGGCGCGACCTCGCCGACCCCGTCTATACGACGCTCATCTTCGGACCCGGAACGCTGACACCGCCGCGGCCGCGGAACTTTCTGAACGCGATCGACAACCTCCCCGAGGGCGCGCTGTTCAATACGCTCGGGTTCGGCCGTCACCAGTTACCGTTCGCGACAATGGGGACGCTACTCGGCGGCCACGTCCGCGTCGGTCTTGAGGACAACGTCTACTACCGCGAGGGAGAGCTCGCCACGAGTAACGCTCAACTCGTTGAACGAGTCGTCCGTATCGCGGACGAGCTCGGGCGGGATGTCGCGACCCCCGATGAGGCACGTGACATCCTCGGTCTCGACCCCTGA
- a CDS encoding winged helix-turn-helix transcriptional regulator gives MCAESESRQEDIEQQNDSACPIVSTIDQIGTPWRVNVIHALKDGEQRFNELKRSTGARSKTLSDALDTLVESDIVDRRVEEDAPIAVYYGLTTKGQELNEALGALEEWARDWDEEFSSESDGPL, from the coding sequence ATGTGTGCGGAGTCAGAGTCCAGACAGGAGGATATCGAACAGCAGAACGATTCGGCATGTCCAATCGTCAGTACCATCGACCAGATCGGCACTCCATGGCGGGTGAACGTGATACACGCCCTCAAAGACGGCGAACAGCGGTTTAACGAACTCAAACGTTCAACCGGTGCGCGCTCGAAGACCCTCTCGGATGCGCTCGATACGTTAGTCGAGAGCGATATCGTCGACCGGCGAGTGGAGGAAGATGCCCCGATAGCTGTCTACTACGGTCTCACCACGAAGGGGCAAGAACTAAACGAAGCGTTAGGGGCATTAGAGGAGTGGGCCAGAGACTGGGACGAGGAGTTCTCATCCGAGTCTGATGGGCCGCTGTGA
- a CDS encoding NADPH-dependent FMN reductase, translating to MKLKGDEHIVALCGSQRDSSHTHRALSKALDAAEDRGATTDFVEVASLDLPLFDPDHSDAGDAPELRDRIGEADSVLLGSPIYHGSYASPLKTAVDYCGFDEFEGKTVGLLVVGGGDFPTPALEHLQSVSRELSAWVLPSGVAIPRAHEKFQDGRLTDEHLAERIDTLGAELVRYAGVESYPETTTGCAIPRPD from the coding sequence ATGAAATTAAAAGGAGATGAACATATAGTCGCCCTGTGCGGCAGTCAACGCGACAGTAGTCATACTCATCGAGCGCTTTCCAAGGCGCTAGACGCGGCTGAAGACCGTGGAGCGACGACTGATTTCGTCGAGGTTGCCAGTCTGGACCTCCCGCTGTTTGACCCGGATCACAGCGACGCCGGTGATGCTCCGGAACTCCGCGACCGGATCGGCGAGGCCGATAGCGTCCTGCTTGGTTCACCGATATACCACGGTTCCTACGCTTCGCCGCTGAAAACCGCGGTTGACTACTGTGGGTTCGACGAGTTCGAGGGAAAGACCGTCGGACTGTTGGTTGTCGGAGGGGGTGACTTCCCGACGCCGGCCCTGGAACACCTCCAATCAGTCTCCCGAGAACTGAGTGCTTGGGTGCTACCCAGTGGAGTTGCGATTCCCAGAGCCCACGAGAAGTTCCAAGATGGCCGCCTCACCGACGAGCACCTGGCCGAGCGGATAGACACCTTGGGGGCGGAGCTTGTCCGGTACGCTGGGGTCGAATCGTATCCCGAGACAACGACTGGTTGTGCTATTCCGAGGCCCGATTGA
- a CDS encoding AzlC family ABC transporter permease, which translates to MTGQDSDEASVPGDGEELRFSRSGAVSGFLSCVPVALGVGGYGLIFGVIAREAGLSVTTAVLMSATVLAGAAQLIAVGLWDWPIPAVAVIGTTFVVNLRYLLMGASLRQWFTRLSSRQAYVSLFFMADENWALTIEDLREGTGRGAFLLGSGLAIWVFWVLATAIGAVAGGRIANPETYGLGFVLTAIFLALLVGFWDGRTSLAPWALAAVAAVTVETILPGRWYILAGGVAACLIEVIQDGR; encoded by the coding sequence ATGACGGGACAGGATAGTGACGAGGCGTCGGTGCCTGGAGACGGCGAGGAACTACGTTTCTCCCGGAGCGGCGCAGTATCGGGATTCCTCTCGTGTGTCCCCGTTGCGCTCGGCGTCGGTGGCTACGGACTCATATTCGGCGTCATCGCACGTGAGGCCGGACTGAGTGTCACCACGGCAGTCCTGATGAGCGCGACCGTCCTGGCCGGCGCAGCACAACTGATCGCCGTTGGACTCTGGGACTGGCCGATCCCCGCCGTCGCCGTCATCGGAACGACCTTCGTGGTCAACCTTCGGTATCTGCTCATGGGAGCGTCGTTGCGACAGTGGTTCACGCGTCTCTCGTCCCGGCAAGCCTATGTGAGCCTGTTTTTCATGGCTGACGAAAATTGGGCGCTGACGATCGAAGATCTCAGAGAAGGCACCGGCCGTGGCGCGTTTCTTTTGGGAAGCGGGCTCGCGATCTGGGTCTTCTGGGTGCTGGCCACTGCCATCGGCGCAGTTGCGGGTGGTCGTATCGCTAACCCGGAAACCTACGGACTAGGGTTCGTCCTGACTGCGATCTTCCTCGCGCTCCTCGTCGGGTTCTGGGATGGACGCACTTCGCTGGCCCCGTGGGCTCTCGCTGCCGTCGCCGCGGTAACAGTCGAGACGATTCTTCCGGGCCGGTGGTACATTCTGGCTGGTGGAGTCGCCGCATGTTTGATCGAGGTGATCCAGGATGGTCGCTGA